The DNA region TTCCGTTTTCTCCGTCGTCAAGGCATCAAGCGGGCGATCCGCATTCGGCACAGCGACATGCTGGACGACACGAATGGGAAGGAATGGTTTAAGCACGTCCAGCACGGTCATTTCCATGAAATCGACGAAAAGGTGTTCGTGTTTGGCGAACTCATGCGGGTGGTCGCGACGAGGTCATCCACAGGTGACCTCGTCATCATTGCCACAGATTTCAGCGCTCGGAAGACCTGGAAGCTGTACAAGCAGCGCTGGTCAATCGAGTGCACCTTCAGCAGCTTCAAGATGCGAGGCTTCGACCTGGAGCGGACTGGGATGACGGAAAGGAGCCGTCTACAGCGGCTCTTTGGCCTGGTGACACTGGCCTGGGTGTTCTGCTTGCGCCTGGGGGGTCTGGCTGGGCCAGACCCAGCCCATCCCCGTTCTCAAGCATGGTCGTAGAGCGGTCAGTCTGGTGCGGCACGGTGCTCAGCATCTCGTGGATGCCTTACGGTGGAAACCCAAACAGTTCATGGCTGTCCTAGACCTGTTGACCCAGCCCTTTTGCCCACCAGGAGCGCCTTTAGACGAAGTTGTCACCTACTGAGACATAGGAGTAGAGCGGCGGTATAGAAGAGCGCTTTTTTCATCATTTCACACAGTAATTTACCCATGGAGCAACTCCTGGCGTCCCATAACGGCTCATGCGGACCGCAGTATACGGACCGGATTCTGTATATCCCCGGTCGAAAACCAGTTTCATGGGTCCGAAGCTGGTGGCTTTCACCGTTGGACCGAGGTCGTTGTACACCCTTAGGAAGGACTTGATGTCGCTCTTACGGTCTGCCGAAAGGTTGAAGCAGGTCTTGGCGATGCGCGCCACGTTATCTCCAAGCAGATCCAGCTCAGCGGCCGATAGGGAGGAGCGGAAGGTCAGCAGGTAGATCTCGTCCAGGCGACCGGCTTTCACGTTGCTGTAGTACGCCACTCCCATGGTCATGTCCTTGCCGGCGCTGGTCCGTTTACCGACCATCAGCATGTTGTTGTCCAAACGTACCTGTCCTCCACTGCCCTGCATCAGCTCACGGATAGGGGTCGATCCTGCGGAGGCGGAGGTGGCGAGCAGTAAGGCTGCCGTGAAAAGGAGGTTTCGCATACTTTTTATCCTGACACTTTTCGCATGCACTGGAGAGAAAATTTGCTGTCGCTTCCTCCAGCAATCCTGTCGGATGGCCTTTCTCCCTGTTGTGGATCCAGGTAAGGATTCCTGGCTTCTAGGAAAGTTGAGAATTCATCGCTCTCACTCCACATCATCCAGCTGCCGTTTCGGCTGACGGTAGGTGAAGTTCAGGGTGTCCCCAGCGGCGATGACCCCGTTCTATTTCTGCAGTCAGGGCTCGGCCTTGCATCCCGCAGCCGCTCAAATGGTAAGCCAGGGTGCGCTACGTAGGCCGGACTATACGCAACTCACCGTCTCTTTCCCTGCCGGTCCAGTGCGCGTGCCGTGTTTAAGATGTTGGCCCACGTTCGCTGCACCTGTTCTACTTCGGCAACAAATTTCCTAGACTGCTCACCACGCTGCGCATCCCGTAACTGCCGTTCCCGCAAAGTGCCGCTTAGTCGCTCGCAGTCGGGGCAACGACTATTGCTGTAGCTTCCTCTGAATGGTACTCGTGGCTTGAATTCCAAGATGTCCTCGGCCACCAGTTCTAGCCAGGGCACGGCGAGCCCCGCCGCTTTCTCGTCCGGAATCTGATGACGGTGGAAAACTTCGAAGCCAAAGACGGCTTGGCCTCCCACCACGACCGCCACATCGAACCGGTAGTGGCCGTGCGCCACTTCTTCCTGCACCGACCACCTTCCTTCCACCTCATACGCCTGAGCCAGCGTGGTCCGCATCCGGCATCTCTGAGTGACGTCCACTCCGGGGCAGCACTGGGCCCACCGCACTGACCGGTCCTGGACAAGCTCCGCTTCTACCTGGCTTCTCAGCAGACGCTTGGCCGCCAGGTGGGTGACAC from Deinococcus radiophilus includes:
- a CDS encoding competence protein CoiA family protein, with product MSTLNLALDHQGMLVSALTAPRRAKYICLECGGALLVKRGEQRAAHFAHDASHPGGCSGESVTHLAAKRLLRSQVEAELVQDRSVRWAQCCPGVDVTQRCRMRTTLAQAYEVEGRWSVQEEVAHGHYRFDVAVVVGGQAVFGFEVFHRHQIPDEKAAGLAVPWLELVAEDILEFKPRVPFRGSYSNSRCPDCERLSGTLRERQLRDAQRGEQSRKFVAEVEQVQRTWANILNTARALDRQGKRR